The Streptomyces europaeiscabiei genome window below encodes:
- a CDS encoding MBL fold metallo-hydrolase, which produces MPLSLTVLGTASPHPRPGRPASGYLLRGGGAEIWVDAGFGTFAELQRHTDPTRLTAIWISHLHADHSADLVAATYGFAYGGLTLPAPLPVYAPGDCAGRLAGFFGRPDTAFLSGVFDFRPLYDGHSVRHWNLTLTARAVVHDVESYGLRAECQGRVFAYSGDSGPCDALGQLAAGADLFLCEADVDTHREGEPRVHLTPEEAGTYAKSASRLLITHVGPTLTPEGATGRAAVVFGGPTESAREGDTKIV; this is translated from the coding sequence ATGCCCCTGAGCCTCACCGTCCTCGGTACCGCCTCTCCGCACCCCCGCCCGGGCCGGCCGGCCTCCGGATACCTGCTGCGCGGCGGGGGCGCCGAGATATGGGTGGACGCGGGGTTCGGGACGTTCGCCGAGTTGCAGCGGCACACGGATCCCACCCGGCTCACGGCGATCTGGATCTCCCATCTGCACGCGGACCACAGCGCGGATCTGGTGGCCGCGACGTACGGGTTCGCGTACGGCGGCCTCACCCTGCCCGCGCCGCTGCCCGTCTACGCGCCCGGCGACTGCGCGGGGCGGCTCGCGGGCTTCTTCGGGCGGCCGGACACGGCTTTCCTGAGCGGGGTGTTCGACTTCCGCCCCCTGTACGACGGTCATTCGGTCCGGCACTGGAATCTGACCCTCACCGCCCGCGCCGTGGTGCACGACGTGGAGTCCTACGGGCTGCGCGCCGAGTGCCAGGGGCGGGTCTTCGCGTACTCGGGTGACAGCGGTCCGTGCGACGCGCTCGGTCAACTGGCCGCCGGTGCAGACCTGTTCCTGTGCGAGGCGGACGTCGACACGCATCGCGAAGGCGAACCCCGGGTGCATCTCACCCCGGAGGAGGCCGGGACGTACGCGAAGAGCGCGAGCCGGCTGCTGATCACGCATGTGGGGCCCACGCTCACCCCGGAGGGGGCGACCGGGCGGGCGGCCGTCGTCTTCGGCGGGCCGACCGAGAGCGCGCGTGAGGGCGACACCAAGATCGTGTGA
- a CDS encoding TIGR03086 family metal-binding protein, protein MTDHAPIPLDLAPQARIVARLAQGVRDDQLSDPTPCPEYAVHNLLGHLLGLAVAFRDAGRKDLGPTTDTNPQAALPDVGPGWREALPQVLDELGAAWRDAAAWTGETRAGGVPLPGAIAGAVAADELVVHGWDLARATGQAYDPDPAALAATHPFLAASVDDPSRGDIFGPVVPVPDDAPLLDRVIGLSGRDPIWKP, encoded by the coding sequence ATGACAGACCACGCCCCGATCCCCCTCGACCTCGCCCCACAGGCCCGCATCGTCGCCCGCCTCGCCCAAGGCGTCCGCGACGACCAGCTCTCCGACCCCACTCCGTGCCCGGAGTACGCCGTGCACAACCTCCTCGGCCATCTGCTCGGCCTGGCCGTAGCCTTCCGTGACGCGGGCCGGAAGGATCTGGGGCCGACGACGGACACCAACCCGCAGGCGGCACTGCCCGACGTCGGACCGGGCTGGCGCGAGGCTCTGCCGCAGGTTCTCGACGAGCTCGGCGCGGCCTGGCGGGACGCGGCCGCATGGACGGGGGAGACCCGGGCGGGCGGGGTGCCGCTGCCGGGGGCGATCGCCGGGGCCGTGGCGGCGGACGAGCTGGTCGTACACGGCTGGGACCTCGCGCGGGCGACCGGTCAGGCGTACGACCCCGATCCGGCTGCCCTCGCCGCGACGCACCCCTTCCTCGCCGCCTCGGTCGACGATCCCTCGCGCGGCGACATCTTCGGCCCCGTGGTGCCCGTGCCGGACGACGCGCCGCTGCTGGACCGCGTGATCGGGCTGAGTGGACGCGATCCGATCTGGAAGCCGTAG